In one Coccinella septempunctata chromosome 6, icCocSept1.1, whole genome shotgun sequence genomic region, the following are encoded:
- the LOC123315677 gene encoding synaptic vesicular amine transporter isoform X1, with translation MTVLNEWVAGTRVGGWVQRCRESRRLVLAIVAIALLLDNMLLTTVVPIIPEFLYNINHPDTPLDGPVRTTTTTENPCKEYMKSHHLEYLPNVSTEDMDLDNMTTIDPEKLLREERHRDLVQETSQVGLMFASKAFVQLLANPFVGPLTHKIGYSIPMFVGFIIMFLSTIIFAFGRSYSVLFIARALQGIGSSCSSVSGMGMLAERYPDDKDRGNAMGVALGGLALGVLIGPPFGGIMYEFVGKSAPFLILSALALADGVLQLLMLQPAVVRQESDPPSLKALVTDPYIIIAAGAITFANLGIAMMEPSLPIWMMDTMEADRWQQGVTFLPASISYLIGTNVFGPLGHRMGRWRAGFVGLIVIGICLMLVPMATHVNHLIVPNAGLGFAIGMVDSSMMPELGYLVDIRHSAVYGSVYAIGDVAFCLGFAIGPAMSGTLVKSIGFEWMLFGIAILDFMYAPLLFSLKSPPTKEEKKEPQLENIETRDAIFDNIRTKPHNKSLILGEKSSVRYVTYQNEEDDEE, from the exons TCCCAATAATACCAGAATTTCTGTACAACATCAACCATCCAGACACGCCCTTAGACGGGCCTGTGAGGACAACCACAACAACCGAAAATCCTTGCAAAGAGTACATGAAAAGTCATCACCTCGAATATTTACCCAATGTCTCAACGGAAGACATGGATTTAG ATAATATGACTACCATTGATCCAGAGAAGTTGCTACGCGAAGAAAGGCATCGCGATTTGGTGCAAGAAACCAGCCAGGTGGGATTAATGTTCGCCTCGAAGGCATTTGTGCAGTTGCTGGCCAACCCATTTGTTGGACCTTTAACGCACAA AATAGGCTACAGCATTCCCATGTTCGTTGGTTTCATCATCATGTTCCTTTCCACAATTA TTTTTGCATTTGGACGAAGCTACAGTGTTCTCTTCATAGCAAGGGCCCTACAAGGTATTGGATCGTCCTGTTCTAGTGTCTCAGGAATGGGTATGCTGGCCGAAAGATATCCAGATGATAAAGACCGAGGGAACGCAATGGGTGTAGCACTTGGAGGTTTGGCTCTGGGTGTCTTGATAGGTCCACCTTTCGGTGGCATAATGTACGAGTTCGTTGGAAAATCAGCACCCTTCTTAATCCTATCTGCACTAGCTCTAGCTGATGGAG TTCTACAATTATTGATGCTACAACCAGCAGTGGTAAGGCAAGAATCAGATCCGCCATCCCTGAAAGCGCTCGTAACTGATCCTTACATAATAATAGCAGCTG GGGCCATAACATTCGCCAATCTCGGGATCGCAATGATGGAGCCATCTCTACCAATTTGGATGATGGACACGATGGAAGCTGATAGATGGCAACAGGGCGTTACGTTTTTGCCGGCCAGCATATCATATCTGATTGGAACGAATGTGTTCGGTCCATTAGGTCATCGTATGGGTAGATGGCGAGCTGGATTCGTTGGTTTGATAGTGATAGGAATATGCCTCATGTTG GTGCCAATGGCAACCCATGTGAATCATCTAATAGTGCCCAATGCAGGTTTAGGATTTGCCATCGGTATGGTTGATAGCTCAATGATGCCAGAACTTGGATATCTGGTGGACATCAGGCATTCAGCTGTGTATGGTAGTGTATATGCAATAGGAGATGTGGCTTTCTGTTTAGGATTCGCAATAG GGCCTGCTATGAGTGGAACGCTCGTGAAGAGCATCGGTTTCGAATGGATGCTCTTCGGAATTGCAATATTGGATTTCATGTATGCTCCACTTCTGTTCAGTTTGAAGAGTCCACCAACCAAAGAAGAGAAAAAG GAGCCACAATTGGAGAATATTGAAACCAGGGATGCCATTTTCGATAACATCAGAACAAAGCCACACAATAAA tcactTATATTGGGAGAGAAATCATCAGTTCGATATGTAACATATCAGAACGAAGAAGATGATGAAGAGTGA
- the LOC123315677 gene encoding synaptic vesicular amine transporter isoform X2, which translates to MTVLNEWVAGTRVGGWVQRCRESRRLVLAIVAIALLLDNMLLTTVVPIIPEFLYNINHPDTPLDGPVRTTTTTENPCKEYMKSHHLEYLPNVSTEDMDLGNAISNKYQKSPKSLGIFSADNMTTIDPEKLLREERHRDLVQETSQVGLMFASKAFVQLLANPFVGPLTHKIGYSIPMFVGFIIMFLSTIIFAFGRSYSVLFIARALQGIGSSCSSVSGMGMLAERYPDDKDRGNAMGVALGGLALGVLIGPPFGGIMYEFVGKSAPFLILSALALADGVLQLLMLQPAVVRQESDPPSLKALVTDPYIIIAAGAITFANLGIAMMEPSLPIWMMDTMEADRWQQGVTFLPASISYLIGTNVFGPLGHRMGRWRAGFVGLIVIGICLMLVPMATHVNHLIVPNAGLGFAIGMVDSSMMPELGYLVDIRHSAVYGSVYAIGDVAFCLGFAIGPAMSGTLVKSIGFEWMLFGIAILDFMYAPLLFSLKSPPTKEEKKSLILGEKSSVRYVTYQNEEDDEE; encoded by the exons TCCCAATAATACCAGAATTTCTGTACAACATCAACCATCCAGACACGCCCTTAGACGGGCCTGTGAGGACAACCACAACAACCGAAAATCCTTGCAAAGAGTACATGAAAAGTCATCACCTCGAATATTTACCCAATGTCTCAACGGAAGACATGGATTTAGGTAATGCAATCTCGAATAAATATCAAAAAAGCCCCAAATCACTTGGTATTTTTTCTGCAGATAATATGACTACCATTGATCCAGAGAAGTTGCTACGCGAAGAAAGGCATCGCGATTTGGTGCAAGAAACCAGCCAGGTGGGATTAATGTTCGCCTCGAAGGCATTTGTGCAGTTGCTGGCCAACCCATTTGTTGGACCTTTAACGCACAA AATAGGCTACAGCATTCCCATGTTCGTTGGTTTCATCATCATGTTCCTTTCCACAATTA TTTTTGCATTTGGACGAAGCTACAGTGTTCTCTTCATAGCAAGGGCCCTACAAGGTATTGGATCGTCCTGTTCTAGTGTCTCAGGAATGGGTATGCTGGCCGAAAGATATCCAGATGATAAAGACCGAGGGAACGCAATGGGTGTAGCACTTGGAGGTTTGGCTCTGGGTGTCTTGATAGGTCCACCTTTCGGTGGCATAATGTACGAGTTCGTTGGAAAATCAGCACCCTTCTTAATCCTATCTGCACTAGCTCTAGCTGATGGAG TTCTACAATTATTGATGCTACAACCAGCAGTGGTAAGGCAAGAATCAGATCCGCCATCCCTGAAAGCGCTCGTAACTGATCCTTACATAATAATAGCAGCTG GGGCCATAACATTCGCCAATCTCGGGATCGCAATGATGGAGCCATCTCTACCAATTTGGATGATGGACACGATGGAAGCTGATAGATGGCAACAGGGCGTTACGTTTTTGCCGGCCAGCATATCATATCTGATTGGAACGAATGTGTTCGGTCCATTAGGTCATCGTATGGGTAGATGGCGAGCTGGATTCGTTGGTTTGATAGTGATAGGAATATGCCTCATGTTG GTGCCAATGGCAACCCATGTGAATCATCTAATAGTGCCCAATGCAGGTTTAGGATTTGCCATCGGTATGGTTGATAGCTCAATGATGCCAGAACTTGGATATCTGGTGGACATCAGGCATTCAGCTGTGTATGGTAGTGTATATGCAATAGGAGATGTGGCTTTCTGTTTAGGATTCGCAATAG GGCCTGCTATGAGTGGAACGCTCGTGAAGAGCATCGGTTTCGAATGGATGCTCTTCGGAATTGCAATATTGGATTTCATGTATGCTCCACTTCTGTTCAGTTTGAAGAGTCCACCAACCAAAGAAGAGAAAAAG tcactTATATTGGGAGAGAAATCATCAGTTCGATATGTAACATATCAGAACGAAGAAGATGATGAAGAGTGA